Proteins encoded together in one bacterium window:
- a CDS encoding GatB/YqeY domain-containing protein has protein sequence MSLTERINHDLKEAMKSNDSVKLQTIRSIRALILEFEKSGSGKKLNEEEEIILLSSAAKKRKEAMEEYIKAGRNDLASIEEAELNIIKTYLPKQLSSEEILQRIKQLAEQIGAKSKADFPKLMPLAIKELKGQADGKIIKETIEKFLGVN, from the coding sequence ATGAGTCTTACAGAAAGAATAAACCATGATCTTAAAGAAGCAATGAAGTCTAACGACTCAGTTAAGCTTCAAACTATCAGGTCAATAAGAGCACTAATTCTGGAATTTGAAAAAAGCGGATCCGGAAAAAAGCTTAATGAGGAAGAAGAAATTATATTACTCAGCTCTGCCGCAAAAAAACGTAAAGAAGCAATGGAAGAATATATTAAAGCTGGCAGAAATGATCTTGCTTCAATAGAAGAAGCTGAACTGAATATTATAAAGACATATCTTCCGAAACAGCTTTCGTCTGAAGAAATACTTCAGAGAATCAAGCAGCTTGCTGAGCAAATCGGTGCCAAATCAAAAGCAGATTTTCCAAAGCTTATGCCGCTTGCAATAAAAGAGTTAAAAGGGCAGGCAGATGGAAAAATAATCAAGGAAACTATCGAGAAATTTCTTGGTGTAAATTGA
- a CDS encoding biopolymer transporter ExbD, whose translation MKFEKKRASTKQEIPTASMPDIIFMLLLFFMVTTTLREVEVLVNYTLPEAKAIEKIENKRLISYIWVGQDQRIQINDSLVKLEEIQSIMYTKRQALPNVIVSLRIDKNTDMGYVTDIQQELRKAYCLRINYSANIKI comes from the coding sequence ATGAAATTTGAAAAGAAAAGAGCGTCAACCAAGCAGGAAATCCCCACAGCTTCAATGCCTGACATTATATTTATGCTGTTGCTGTTCTTTATGGTAACAACAACTTTGCGGGAAGTTGAAGTGCTTGTTAACTATACTCTTCCTGAAGCAAAAGCTATCGAGAAAATAGAAAATAAAAGATTGATTTCATATATCTGGGTTGGGCAGGATCAGAGAATCCAGATTAACGATAGCCTTGTGAAGCTCGAAGAAATCCAATCAATAATGTATACTAAAAGACAAGCACTGCCAAATGTAATTGTATCATTAAGGATTGATAAAAATACTGATATGGGGTATGTCACTGATATCCAACAGGAATTGAGGAAAGCATACTGCCTTAGAATAAATTATTCGGCAAACATAAAAATATAA
- a CDS encoding biopolymer transporter ExbD: MIKKKKTPEATIPTSSMADIAFLLLIFFLVATVIDVDSGIGMTLPEFVEDVETVEVPKDRMAAILINETGDVLLDGQSISLFQITNTLKPRIQSKIDLPKNKKLIVSIKTDRKTVYNAYISALDQVKEAFFEVRDEYSNSKYGKKFNDLDEAGQNEVKEAVPIIISIAEPEKVK; encoded by the coding sequence ATGATTAAAAAGAAAAAAACACCTGAAGCTACAATCCCAACCTCTTCAATGGCGGATATTGCATTCCTGCTTCTGATATTCTTTCTTGTTGCAACTGTTATTGATGTAGACTCGGGAATAGGTATGACTCTTCCTGAATTTGTGGAAGATGTAGAAACAGTTGAAGTACCAAAAGATAGAATGGCTGCTATATTGATTAACGAAACCGGTGATGTTTTACTTGATGGTCAGTCAATCTCACTTTTTCAGATTACCAATACACTTAAACCGAGGATTCAATCAAAGATTGATCTGCCTAAGAACAAAAAATTAATAGTTTCAATAAAAACTGACAGGAAAACTGTTTATAATGCTTATATATCAGCTCTCGACCAGGTAAAAGAAGCATTTTTTGAAGTACGTGATGAGTATTCCAATTCAAAATATGGAAAAAAATTTAATGATCTTGATGAAGCTGGACAGAATGAAGTGAAGGAAGCAGTACCTATTATTATTTCAATAGCAGAACCTGAAAAAGTAAAGTAG
- a CDS encoding MotA/TolQ/ExbB proton channel family protein — MDFSGVIAISFNTIAQATNDSGVLNWLSSKYEAGGFFMHPILGCLIVGLAFCIERLWTLTRSKTNTKKFILQVKRALEDGGIEQAKQVCANTRGPVASVFHAGLLRADEGLDAAEKAIIAYGGIEMGFLERGLIWISLFISLAPMLGFTGTVQGMIAAFDAIKEAAQISPAIVADGIAVALLTTLFGLVVAMILQVFYNYLVSRIDRLVGDMEEASIELIDALYELQTRK; from the coding sequence ATGGATTTCTCAGGTGTAATAGCAATATCATTTAACACCATAGCCCAGGCTACGAACGATAGTGGTGTTTTAAACTGGTTAAGTTCAAAATATGAAGCTGGTGGATTTTTTATGCATCCGATTCTGGGATGTTTAATTGTTGGCTTAGCTTTTTGTATTGAGAGATTATGGACTTTAACCCGTTCCAAAACAAATACAAAAAAATTCATACTTCAGGTTAAAAGAGCTCTTGAAGATGGAGGAATTGAACAAGCAAAACAAGTCTGTGCAAACACCAGAGGTCCAGTTGCTTCAGTTTTTCACGCAGGATTACTTAGAGCTGATGAAGGACTTGACGCTGCTGAAAAAGCTATAATTGCTTATGGTGGAATCGAAATGGGTTTCCTCGAAAGAGGTTTAATCTGGATTTCACTTTTCATTTCGCTTGCCCCGATGCTTGGATTTACCGGTACGGTTCAAGGTATGATCGCAGCTTTCGATGCTATCAAAGAAGCAGCTCAGATTTCGCCTGCAATCGTTGCGGATGGTATCGCAGTTGCATTGTTAACTACACTTTTTGGTTTGGTTGTAGCTATGATTCTTCAAGTATTTTACAACTACCTGGTATCAAGAATTGACAGATTAGTTGGTGACATGGAGGAAGCTTCCATCGAATTAATAGATGCATTATATGAATTACAAACCAGAAAGTAA
- a CDS encoding SDR family oxidoreductase: MKKELLIFGASGALGNGVTEVFLKKKYDKIYLFDFKHRERSGRNVKLITIKDLSTEENVKDAFAEIIPSKNTVYYLFSTVGGFTGGKNIWETEIGYFDRMINMNLKTSFLIAKYFSLLVKESHSGSICLTAAYTGLEAEPGKAVYGISKAGVIHLIKTLAEEGKKINLSANAIAPFIIDTPANREWMKDGDYDNWIKPDEIGEFVDSLFQNYNITSGNIYQLKYRFKKD, encoded by the coding sequence TTGAAAAAAGAATTATTAATATTTGGGGCAAGCGGGGCTTTGGGTAACGGAGTCACCGAAGTTTTTCTCAAAAAGAAATATGATAAAATTTACCTGTTTGATTTTAAACATCGCGAGAGATCAGGCAGGAACGTAAAATTGATTACAATAAAAGATCTATCGACAGAAGAAAATGTCAAAGATGCATTTGCAGAAATCATTCCTTCAAAAAATACAGTCTATTATTTATTCAGCACCGTTGGAGGATTCACGGGTGGAAAGAATATCTGGGAAACAGAGATCGGATATTTTGACAGAATGATTAACATGAATCTCAAGACCAGTTTTTTAATTGCTAAATATTTTTCATTATTAGTGAAAGAATCACATTCCGGTTCAATTTGTCTTACCGCAGCTTATACAGGATTGGAAGCTGAACCCGGAAAAGCTGTATACGGAATCTCAAAAGCAGGCGTAATCCATCTGATTAAAACTCTTGCAGAGGAAGGGAAGAAGATTAATTTATCTGCTAATGCAATAGCTCCGTTTATTATTGATACTCCAGCAAACAGAGAATGGATGAAAGATGGAGATTATGATAACTGGATCAAACCGGATGAAATCGGAGAGTTCGTGGATTCTTTATTTCAAAATTATAATATCACATCCGGAAACATTTATCAACTTAAATACCGATTCAAGAAAGACTAA
- a CDS encoding inorganic diphosphatase: MNPWHTVTPGNEAPQFVNSIIEIPKGSKAKYELDKKSGLIKLDRVLFSAVHYPANYGFIPQTYCEDNDPLDILVICSIDVDPLCIIETKVLGVMHMVDDEMKDDKIIGVAKNDIALNYINELSELPPHTMVELQRFFEDYKKLENKHVIVKDFLGKKEAYKIINDSRDMYIKNRSMLISD; the protein is encoded by the coding sequence ATGAATCCCTGGCACACGGTAACACCCGGCAATGAAGCACCTCAGTTTGTCAATAGTATTATTGAAATTCCGAAAGGCTCAAAAGCAAAGTATGAACTTGATAAAAAGAGCGGCTTGATTAAACTCGATCGTGTTCTTTTTTCTGCAGTTCATTATCCTGCAAATTATGGCTTCATACCTCAAACATATTGTGAGGATAATGATCCGCTCGATATACTTGTTATCTGTTCGATAGATGTTGATCCATTATGCATTATCGAAACAAAAGTCCTTGGGGTTATGCATATGGTTGATGATGAAATGAAAGATGATAAGATTATCGGTGTAGCAAAGAATGACATAGCATTAAATTATATTAATGAGCTTTCTGAATTACCTCCGCACACAATGGTTGAACTTCAAAGATTTTTTGAAGACTATAAAAAACTGGAGAACAAGCATGTAATTGTAAAAGATTTTTTAGGCAAGAAAGAAGCTTATAAGATAATTAATGACAGCAGAGATATGTATATTAAAAACCGAAGTATGTTAATTTCAGACTAA